One Peptostreptococcus equinus genomic window carries:
- a CDS encoding amidase domain-containing protein, whose product MKTKHKILTLAFASSIIFLSCIDIFAQDNNYSLPESYTVNYYLGKIVRKDFEDNNSSRITPKSLRSAKTLDETTISKKEFDNKYDKVNEALTSFYESNAQFNSLSENDKLRDMESFIEYQFNSKTTFEPNSYDIKIAYNAYKTNTFLKENTGKNIQDPITNVDIDFLINNYDKFREYMNYLNDYDFCDLLYSITTTLNNYDEKSDNTWKDRLIKKNNIFKSFFPNQDDVLITPRSVSSYNAKGAVNYAKKYLKSTGPGYYNFENPSYKGCYDCANFVSQCLHEGGGMRQIKINNDKWNNSNWYYRGSGHNFPTSYSGSWTQASNFKHHWAKRVGISVHDIARNNNNIYFKTAYGTPISIINKSTGQARHTIIVGGKKGSNDWWYYDHSGGNFGNSLVARTRGEKIVQFPLAF is encoded by the coding sequence ATGAAAACTAAACACAAAATTTTAACTTTAGCTTTTGCTAGTTCTATCATATTCTTGTCATGCATAGATATTTTTGCACAAGATAACAATTATTCATTACCTGAATCATATACAGTAAACTATTATTTAGGTAAAATTGTAAGAAAAGACTTTGAAGACAATAATTCTTCAAGAATAACACCAAAAAGTCTTAGATCAGCGAAAACCCTTGATGAAACAACTATTTCTAAAAAAGAATTTGACAATAAGTATGATAAAGTTAATGAAGCCTTAACATCTTTTTATGAATCAAATGCCCAATTCAATTCTCTTTCAGAGAATGATAAGCTTAGAGATATGGAGTCTTTTATAGAATATCAGTTTAATTCTAAGACTACTTTCGAACCAAACTCTTATGATATTAAAATTGCATATAATGCATATAAAACTAATACATTTTTAAAAGAAAACACAGGAAAAAATATACAAGATCCTATAACTAATGTAGATATTGATTTTCTTATCAATAATTATGATAAATTTAGAGAATATATGAATTATTTAAATGACTACGATTTTTGCGATTTACTTTACTCAATTACAACTACATTAAATAATTATGATGAAAAAAGTGATAATACTTGGAAGGATAGATTAATTAAAAAAAATAATATATTTAAATCATTTTTCCCTAATCAAGATGATGTTTTAATAACACCAAGATCTGTCTCATCTTATAATGCAAAAGGTGCTGTTAATTATGCAAAAAAATATTTAAAATCTACAGGACCTGGATATTATAATTTTGAAAATCCAAGTTACAAAGGTTGCTATGATTGTGCAAATTTTGTCTCACAGTGCTTACATGAAGGTGGAGGTATGAGACAAATTAAAATTAATAATGATAAGTGGAACAATTCAAACTGGTACTATAGAGGTTCTGGGCATAATTTCCCTACATCTTACTCTGGATCTTGGACACAGGCAAGTAATTTTAAACATCACTGGGCAAAGAGAGTAGGAATTTCTGTTCATGATATTGCTAGAAATAACAATAATATATATTTTAAAACTGCATATGGAACACCTATATCCATTATAAACAAATCAACTGGCCAAGCTAGACATACCATTATTGTTGGTGGTAAAAAAGGTAGCAATGATTGGTGGTATTACGATCATTCAGGTGGCAATTTTGGAAACTCACTAGTAGCTAGAACAAGAGGAGAGAAAATAGTTCAATTCCCACTAGCATTCTAA
- the miaB gene encoding tRNA (N6-isopentenyl adenosine(37)-C2)-methylthiotransferase MiaB, with translation MSERKQVEISKDKIMEQEKYIEQIHRMNEDLFNRTGKRKSCICSTFGCQMNEHDSEMLMSMLEAMGYSRALSEDNADIVIYNTCAVRENAELKVYGNLGHLKNIKKQRPDMKIVVCGCMMQQAHVVEEIQKKHRHVDLIFGTHNLYKFPELLLSTFDKDKMLVDVWDVDGEVVEGLRSNRKFEIKSFVNIMYGCNNFCTYCIVPYTRGRERSRRPIEIIDEIKDLVANGVKEVTLLGQNVNSYGKTLDEKDRITFAELLREVNKIEGLERIRFMSSHPKDISDEVIYAIRDCDKVCEFLHLPFQAGSTSLLKKMNRHYTKEDYLRIIEKAKVEVPNIAFSSDIMIGFPGETEADVDDTIDVCEKVRYDSAFTFIYSKRRGTPAAKMENQIPEELKHQRFNRVLEVVNRISGEKNQEFMGKITEVLVEGKSKKNENIMTGKNRQNKTVNFTGGDESLVGKIINVRIDDPKSFSLNGKLVEVIR, from the coding sequence GTGTCAGAAAGAAAGCAAGTAGAAATATCAAAAGATAAAATAATGGAGCAAGAAAAATATATAGAACAAATCCATAGAATGAATGAGGACTTATTTAATAGAACAGGAAAAAGAAAATCATGTATTTGCTCTACGTTCGGATGTCAGATGAATGAGCATGACTCTGAAATGCTTATGTCAATGTTAGAAGCTATGGGATATTCTAGAGCTCTAAGTGAAGATAATGCAGATATAGTAATATATAATACGTGTGCGGTTAGAGAAAATGCAGAACTAAAGGTATATGGTAATCTAGGTCACTTAAAAAATATCAAAAAACAAAGACCAGATATGAAAATTGTAGTTTGTGGATGTATGATGCAACAGGCTCATGTTGTTGAAGAAATACAGAAAAAACATAGACATGTCGATTTAATTTTTGGTACACATAATTTATATAAGTTCCCAGAACTTTTACTTAGTACTTTTGACAAGGATAAAATGTTAGTAGACGTATGGGATGTAGATGGAGAAGTTGTAGAAGGACTTAGAAGTAATAGAAAATTTGAAATTAAGTCTTTTGTAAATATAATGTATGGATGTAATAATTTTTGTACTTATTGTATAGTTCCATATACTAGAGGTAGAGAAAGAAGTAGAAGACCTATTGAAATAATTGATGAAATAAAAGATTTGGTGGCTAATGGTGTCAAAGAGGTAACATTGTTAGGACAAAATGTAAATTCCTATGGTAAAACTTTAGATGAAAAAGATAGAATTACTTTTGCGGAACTATTGAGAGAAGTCAATAAAATCGAAGGCTTAGAAAGAATTAGATTTATGTCATCTCACCCAAAAGATATTTCTGACGAAGTGATATATGCAATTAGAGATTGTGATAAGGTTTGTGAATTCCTACATTTACCATTTCAAGCAGGAAGTACTTCTTTATTGAAGAAAATGAATAGACATTATACTAAGGAAGACTATCTAAGAATTATTGAAAAAGCTAAGGTGGAAGTTCCAAATATCGCTTTCTCTTCAGATATTATGATTGGTTTTCCTGGTGAAACTGAAGCGGATGTAGATGATACTATAGATGTTTGTGAAAAAGTAAGATATGATTCAGCATTTACCTTTATCTATTCTAAAAGAAGAGGTACACCAGCTGCCAAGATGGAAAATCAGATACCAGAAGAATTAAAGCATCAAAGATTTAATAGAGTATTAGAAGTGGTAAATAGAATTTCTGGTGAAAAAAACCAAGAGTTTATGGGTAAGATTACTGAAGTTTTGGTTGAGGGTAAGAGTAAAAAGAATGAAAATATAATGACTGGTAAAAATAGACAAAATAAGACTGTTAATTTTACTGGTGGAGATGAGTCATTGGTTGGTAAGATAATAAATGTAAGAATTGATGATCCAAAATCATTTTCCTTAAATGGAAAATTAGTTGAGGTGATTAGATAA
- a CDS encoding glutamine--tRNA ligase/YqeY domain fusion protein: MSGERENSNFIRNIVIDDLKTGKHDSIITRFPPEPNGYLHIGHAKSICLNFGLAKEFEGRVNLRFDDTNPVKEDVEYVDSIKEDVSWLGFDWNELHFASDYFEEMHKRAVLLINKGLAYVDDLNADQIREYRGTLTEPGKESPYRNRSVKENLDLFERMKNGEFADGEKVLRAKIDMASPNINFRDPVIYRISHSEHHNTGNKWCIYPMYAFAHPLEDAIEHITHSICTLEFEDQRPFYDWVVRETEMDSVPRQIEFARLNMTNTVMSKRKLKQLVDENVTDGWDDPRMPTISGLRRRGYTPESIRNFCSEIGVSKADSTIDSQMLDFFLREDLQPKAPLAMAVIDPLKLVITNYPEDESEEIEIENNAKNEEMGTRMVSFSRELYVERDDFMEVPAKKYFRLFPGNEVRLKGGYFVKCNEVIKDKNGNVIQINCTYDPETRSGSGFVGRKVKATIHWVDANNCRPAEFRLYEPLILDNDPENKGKHFLEQINENSLIIKNGFVEKTATENLNKNDKLQFIRNGFYCVDNKYSSDDKLVFNRIVPLKSSFKLNK, from the coding sequence ATGTCAGGAGAAAGAGAAAATTCTAACTTTATTAGAAATATAGTTATTGATGATTTAAAAACTGGTAAACATGATTCAATTATTACAAGATTCCCACCTGAGCCAAATGGATATTTACATATAGGACATGCCAAAAGTATATGTCTAAACTTTGGTTTAGCAAAGGAGTTTGAAGGAAGGGTAAACCTTAGATTTGATGATACTAACCCTGTAAAAGAAGATGTAGAATATGTGGATTCAATTAAAGAAGATGTATCATGGTTAGGTTTTGATTGGAATGAACTTCATTTTGCGTCAGATTACTTTGAAGAAATGCATAAAAGGGCTGTATTATTAATAAATAAAGGTCTTGCTTATGTAGATGATTTAAATGCTGATCAAATACGAGAGTATAGAGGCACACTTACAGAACCAGGTAAAGAAAGCCCATATAGAAATAGATCTGTAAAAGAAAATTTAGATTTATTTGAAAGAATGAAAAATGGTGAATTCGCTGATGGCGAAAAAGTACTTAGAGCAAAAATTGATATGGCTTCGCCTAATATAAACTTTAGAGATCCAGTAATATATAGAATATCTCATAGTGAGCATCACAATACAGGTAATAAATGGTGTATATATCCTATGTATGCATTCGCTCATCCTCTAGAAGATGCAATTGAACACATTACTCATTCAATTTGTACACTAGAATTTGAAGATCAAAGACCTTTTTATGATTGGGTAGTGAGAGAGACTGAAATGGATTCAGTTCCAAGACAGATAGAATTTGCAAGATTAAATATGACAAATACGGTTATGTCAAAGAGAAAACTAAAGCAGTTAGTTGATGAAAATGTAACTGATGGATGGGATGATCCTAGAATGCCAACCATATCAGGTTTGAGAAGAAGAGGTTATACCCCAGAGTCAATAAGAAATTTCTGCTCAGAAATTGGAGTATCAAAGGCAGATTCTACAATAGATAGTCAGATGTTAGATTTCTTCCTAAGAGAAGATTTGCAGCCAAAAGCTCCACTTGCTATGGCAGTAATTGATCCTTTAAAATTGGTAATTACAAATTATCCAGAGGATGAATCTGAAGAAATAGAAATAGAAAATAATGCAAAAAATGAAGAAATGGGAACAAGAATGGTTTCATTCTCTAGAGAATTATATGTTGAAAGAGATGATTTTATGGAAGTTCCTGCTAAAAAATATTTTAGATTATTCCCTGGAAATGAAGTTAGACTAAAGGGTGGATATTTCGTTAAATGTAATGAAGTAATAAAGGATAAAAATGGAAATGTAATACAGATTAATTGTACATATGATCCAGAGACTAGAAGTGGTTCTGGTTTTGTGGGTCGTAAGGTAAAGGCAACTATACATTGGGTAGATGCAAATAATTGTAGACCTGCTGAATTTAGACTATATGAGCCATTAATTTTAGACAATGATCCGGAAAATAAGGGCAAACATTTCTTAGAACAAATAAATGAAAATTCATTAATAATTAAGAATGGTTTTGTTGAAAAAACTGCTACAGAAAATCTTAATAAAAATGATAAATTACAGTTTATTAGAAATGGATTTTACTGTGTAGATAATAAATATAGTAGTGATGATAAATTAGTGTTCAATAGAATAGTTCCACTAAAAAGTTCTTTTAAACTAAATAAGTAA
- a CDS encoding phosphatase, with protein sequence MSYAVIDIGANTIRLSIFAIEKEKPILLFNKNQTAGLANYNIDGELSQAGIDTLIKVLGKYQKILSYYRTEKDYIFATASLRNVGNSKEVIKKVKEELDIKIDLLNGKQEANLGFLGISTSVKNLESGITVDIGGGSTEIVYFKDEKIEDVFNLDDGCLSLHKKFVKGIVPTKEELDLISEYIDDKFIEFSDIPKDIDRLVGIGGTIRSTGKILKELNVTNNKNAFKVYDVYYLISLLNKNDQETYKSILKVSPDRIHTILTGLMIFKKICETFKIKDINVSNFGIREGYLIDKIK encoded by the coding sequence ATGAGTTATGCCGTTATTGATATAGGTGCAAATACAATTAGATTAAGTATTTTTGCTATAGAGAAAGAAAAACCGATTTTACTATTTAACAAAAATCAAACAGCAGGACTGGCAAATTATAATATAGATGGTGAATTGAGCCAAGCTGGTATTGATACCTTAATAAAGGTATTGGGAAAGTATCAGAAGATACTAAGTTACTATAGAACTGAAAAAGATTATATATTTGCTACGGCTTCACTTAGAAATGTAGGGAATTCAAAAGAAGTGATAAAAAAAGTTAAAGAAGAATTAGATATAAAAATAGATTTATTAAATGGAAAACAGGAAGCTAATCTAGGTTTTTTAGGTATATCTACAAGTGTTAAAAACTTAGAATCTGGTATAACAGTAGATATTGGTGGTGGATCAACAGAAATAGTATACTTTAAAGATGAAAAAATTGAAGATGTATTTAATTTAGATGATGGATGTCTATCTCTTCATAAGAAATTTGTAAAAGGTATAGTTCCTACAAAAGAAGAATTAGATTTAATATCAGAATATATAGATGATAAATTTATAGAATTCTCTGATATACCTAAAGATATAGATAGGTTAGTAGGTATAGGTGGAACTATAAGAAGTACTGGAAAAATTTTGAAAGAATTAAATGTAACTAACAATAAAAATGCTTTTAAAGTATATGATGTATATTACTTAATTAGCTTGCTTAATAAAAATGATCAAGAAACTTATAAATCAATTTTAAAAGTTTCTCCTGACAGAATACATACCATTTTAACTGGATTGATGATATTTAAAAAAATATGTGAAACATTTAAGATAAAAGATATAAATGTTTCTAATTTTGGTATTAGAGAAGGCTATTTAATAGATAAAATCAAATAA
- the ppk1 gene encoding polyphosphate kinase 1, which yields MQVKENSLYMQNREISWLRFNERVLSEADQADVATYEKFKFVSIFTSNLDEFFMVRVGSLHDMSYMKKIALDSKTGMTPKEQISAILKMLPDMYNRKDTLYDKIVEEQKEYNIFDLKYIDLSKNQEKYINSYYEENIKPILSPQIVDIRHPFPFLNNLILYVYIELQKDGKTFFGLVEIPNSAPDFILLPGEAIDYILIEEIVYNKVEEIFNDFEIINKSVICVTRNFDLDADSELADEFDDYKDKMKMILKKRKRQAVVRLESNQRLNDNMKKFLLSKLELNEQAYFYTTSPMKMKFVFDLLSVIPSAKKEKILYPEFTPYYYNNEKKTLLIDAIEKKDMLLSYPYDDMQTFIDLLSEAADDDRVVSIKITIYRLAKNSKIAKNLIRAAENGKNVTVLLELKARFDEENNIDYSNLLYQSGCKILYGFEKYKVHSKLCQITYRGRRGEYKYITQIGTGNYNESTSKIYSDFSLITANREIGLDATDFFNYMSVGNLNGKYEYLVQSPSSLKDKFLKLIDREIQKGSDGYLFFKMNSFTDKDFIKKLSEASQNNVQVILIIRGICCLLPGVEGKTENVEVRSIVGRFLEHARVFQFGRGEQADLYIGSADLMTRNTEQRVEIACPIFDLDIKKRIEDYIKQQLNDGVKGRKMNSKGEYELVTNIHNSVASQDYFMSLANRKRMSQADNIINKKETNNLFRKLFRK from the coding sequence GTGCAGGTTAAAGAAAATTCATTATATATGCAAAATAGGGAAATTTCTTGGTTGAGATTTAATGAAAGAGTATTATCGGAAGCGGATCAGGCTGATGTTGCCACATATGAAAAATTTAAATTTGTAAGTATATTTACTAGTAATTTAGATGAGTTTTTTATGGTTAGAGTTGGTAGCTTGCATGATATGTCTTATATGAAAAAGATAGCTTTAGATTCAAAGACTGGTATGACACCTAAGGAGCAAATAAGTGCTATATTAAAGATGTTGCCAGATATGTATAATAGGAAAGATACATTGTATGACAAAATTGTTGAGGAACAAAAGGAATATAATATATTTGATTTAAAATATATAGATTTAAGCAAAAATCAGGAAAAATACATAAATAGTTATTATGAAGAAAATATAAAGCCAATATTATCGCCTCAGATTGTAGACATAAGACATCCATTCCCATTTTTAAATAATTTGATCTTATATGTATATATAGAACTTCAAAAAGATGGAAAAACTTTTTTTGGACTAGTAGAAATACCCAATTCTGCACCAGACTTTATATTATTACCTGGCGAAGCAATAGATTATATACTTATTGAGGAAATAGTGTACAATAAGGTAGAAGAAATATTTAATGATTTTGAAATAATAAATAAGAGCGTAATATGTGTCACAAGAAATTTCGATTTAGATGCAGATAGCGAGCTTGCGGATGAATTTGATGACTATAAAGACAAAATGAAGATGATTCTTAAGAAGAGGAAAAGGCAGGCCGTTGTAAGATTGGAATCTAATCAAAGATTAAATGACAATATGAAAAAGTTTTTGCTTAGTAAACTTGAATTAAATGAGCAAGCATATTTTTATACTACATCTCCTATGAAGATGAAATTTGTATTTGATTTATTAAGTGTAATACCTAGTGCAAAAAAAGAAAAAATACTATATCCAGAATTTACACCATATTATTATAATAATGAAAAAAAGACGTTATTAATTGATGCAATCGAAAAAAAAGATATGCTACTTTCTTACCCATATGATGATATGCAAACATTCATTGATTTGTTGAGTGAAGCTGCAGATGATGATAGGGTAGTATCAATTAAAATCACAATATATAGACTAGCTAAAAATTCAAAAATTGCTAAAAATCTAATAAGGGCGGCTGAAAATGGAAAAAATGTAACAGTACTTTTAGAGTTAAAGGCAAGGTTTGATGAAGAAAATAATATTGATTATTCTAACTTATTATATCAATCAGGTTGTAAAATACTTTATGGTTTTGAAAAATATAAGGTCCATTCAAAATTATGTCAAATAACTTATAGGGGGAGAAGAGGAGAATATAAATATATTACTCAGATCGGTACAGGTAATTATAACGAATCTACTTCAAAAATATATTCGGATTTTTCATTAATTACAGCTAATAGAGAAATAGGTCTAGATGCTACAGATTTTTTTAATTATATGTCAGTTGGAAATTTAAATGGAAAATATGAATATTTAGTTCAATCACCATCATCTTTAAAAGATAAATTTTTAAAATTAATAGATAGAGAGATACAAAAGGGTTCGGATGGATATTTATTTTTTAAAATGAATTCATTTACAGATAAGGACTTTATAAAAAAATTATCTGAAGCATCACAAAATAATGTACAAGTTATATTAATCATAAGAGGTATATGCTGTTTATTACCTGGAGTAGAAGGTAAAACAGAAAATGTAGAAGTAAGATCTATAGTAGGTAGATTTTTAGAACATGCAAGGGTATTTCAATTTGGAAGAGGTGAACAAGCTGATTTATATATAGGTTCTGCTGATTTGATGACTAGAAATACTGAACAAAGAGTTGAAATAGCTTGTCCAATTTTTGATTTAGATATAAAGAAAAGAATAGAAGATTATATTAAGCAGCAACTAAATGATGGCGTAAAGGGCAGAAAAATGAACTCAAAAGGTGAATATGAATTAGTAACTAATATTCATAATTCAGTAGCTTCTCAGGATTATTTTATGAGCCTTGCCAATAGAAAGAGAATGTCTCAAGCTGACAATATTATTAATAAGAAAGAAACAAATAACTTATTTAGAAAATTATTTAGAAAATAA
- a CDS encoding GTP pyrophosphokinase produces the protein MSLKEYEFIDLAVSILTEKKPALQVIENELVKFFTEMPLKDNELMSVTSRIKSESSLKEKIIRNRYLADYDDPYDLISDLPDLIGLRIECKFIKEEEDIFLQIKKFFNRTDNRKFFYNRSNKNIRLYLFEKQPLKQKNGFEIYKVDGEYIFLDKKIKFELQIKSLVNVFWSEIEHKIIYKNTAFLLEDKFLRDMMTSIKNNLTMIDDQLLSIYNNFKPSNKSDTDSRLDDLRKLFAKFVYDSVTRQMEDKLSFVIDFKKPCEAILNFSMHKFKEADKNSNEYMNDQYKKISDFLKKDLEFNRPFIFEDTINLQDDFINKLSILFQEKMNTEVPWNLFFRILFELEPDSESEDFLNFLKFYKKSILSLESIYNIVDRFGEYSNVIINDMYDCIYKMILHIGKVDIFYESNVNKINKLASEGLEYVCYEFDTYYDYMEQRKIICKTMTDSLIKIWG, from the coding sequence ATGAGTCTCAAAGAATATGAATTTATTGATTTAGCTGTTTCTATTTTGACAGAAAAGAAACCAGCATTACAGGTCATTGAGAATGAATTGGTTAAATTTTTTACTGAAATGCCACTTAAAGATAATGAACTTATGTCAGTTACATCTAGAATAAAATCGGAAAGTAGTTTGAAAGAGAAAATAATTAGAAATAGGTATTTAGCAGATTATGATGATCCATATGATTTAATTTCTGATTTACCAGACTTGATAGGTCTTAGAATAGAATGTAAATTTATTAAAGAAGAAGAGGATATATTTTTACAAATTAAAAAATTTTTTAACAGAACTGATAATAGGAAGTTTTTTTATAATAGGTCTAACAAAAATATTAGGTTATATTTATTTGAAAAACAACCTCTCAAGCAAAAAAATGGATTTGAGATATACAAAGTAGACGGAGAGTATATTTTTTTAGATAAAAAAATAAAATTTGAATTACAGATTAAATCTCTAGTTAACGTTTTTTGGAGTGAAATAGAGCATAAGATTATTTATAAAAATACAGCATTTTTATTAGAGGATAAATTTTTAAGAGATATGATGACATCTATTAAAAATAATCTTACAATGATTGATGATCAGTTACTAAGTATATATAATAATTTTAAGCCATCTAATAAATCTGATACTGATAGCAGATTGGATGATTTAAGGAAATTATTTGCAAAATTTGTATATGATTCAGTTACAAGACAAATGGAAGATAAATTGTCCTTTGTAATTGATTTTAAAAAGCCTTGTGAGGCAATATTGAATTTTTCGATGCATAAATTTAAAGAAGCCGATAAAAATTCCAATGAATATATGAATGATCAATATAAAAAGATAAGTGACTTTTTAAAAAAAGATTTGGAATTCAATAGACCATTTATATTTGAAGACACAATTAATTTACAAGATGATTTTATTAATAAATTAAGTATTCTATTTCAAGAAAAAATGAATACTGAAGTACCTTGGAATTTGTTTTTTAGAATACTATTCGAACTTGAACCGGATAGTGAATCTGAAGATTTTCTGAATTTCTTAAAGTTCTATAAAAAATCAATTCTTTCATTGGAGAGCATTTATAATATTGTGGATAGATTTGGAGAATACAGTAATGTAATAATTAATGATATGTACGACTGTATATATAAAATGATTTTACATATAGGTAAGGTAGATATATTTTATGAAAGCAATGTGAACAAAATAAATAAATTAGCTTCAGAAGGTTTAGAATACGTATGCTATGAATTCGATACATACTATGATTATATGGAGCAAAGAAAAATTATATGCAAGACAATGACTGATAGCTTGATAAAAATTTGGGGGTGA
- a CDS encoding radical SAM protein translates to MSERLSYLRVMLTEESEFIPMYSKAPFESDLIDQDKQAMKLEDFEKLIKYFSDRGLKKIRFVGGNPLLYKGLEELIEYSRKLGIKEIGLTTNGIGLGTKVLKLQKLGLTNVNISLDSLKEYKYQALTGGGNLKEVFLGIDACMAAKIDTKINFLVIKDFNDDEVFDFIKLSMDKQIDVRLIELLPYGIDSKVYDRGHIDLKELIKNTEGIYEIENDKLSISDYFKVEGAIGRIGIITSSNREYKEDIRRINVSNRGYMNIGQLQENEYFIKSILDNDKKMDAIIHEITKDKPIINY, encoded by the coding sequence ATGAGTGAACGATTGTCATATCTAAGAGTAATGTTAACTGAAGAAAGTGAATTTATACCTATGTATTCAAAAGCGCCTTTTGAATCTGACCTTATTGATCAAGATAAGCAGGCTATGAAACTAGAGGATTTTGAAAAGTTAATTAAATATTTTTCAGATAGAGGACTAAAAAAGATAAGATTTGTAGGTGGAAATCCTCTTTTATATAAGGGTCTAGAAGAATTAATAGAATACTCAAGAAAATTAGGTATAAAAGAAATTGGTCTGACTACAAACGGAATTGGTCTAGGAACAAAGGTATTAAAATTGCAAAAATTAGGACTTACTAATGTAAATATTTCATTAGATTCCCTAAAAGAATATAAATACCAAGCATTAACAGGCGGTGGAAATTTAAAAGAAGTTTTTTTAGGTATTGATGCTTGTATGGCTGCTAAGATAGATACAAAAATTAATTTTCTAGTAATAAAAGATTTTAATGATGATGAAGTTTTTGACTTTATAAAACTTTCAATGGACAAGCAAATTGATGTAAGATTAATTGAACTTTTGCCTTATGGTATAGACAGCAAGGTATATGATAGGGGACATATAGACTTAAAAGAATTAATAAAAAATACAGAAGGTATATATGAAATAGAGAATGACAAATTAAGTATATCCGACTATTTTAAAGTCGAAGGTGCAATAGGAAGAATAGGAATTATTACTTCATCTAATAGAGAATATAAAGAAGACATAAGAAGAATAAATGTAAGTAATAGAGGTTATATGAATATTGGACAATTGCAAGAAAATGAATACTTTATTAAATCAATATTAGATAATGATAAAAAAATGGATGCTATTATACATGAAATAACAAAAGATAAACCGATAATTAATTATTAA